One stretch of Paenibacillus sp. FSL R5-0341 DNA includes these proteins:
- a CDS encoding alpha/beta fold hydrolase translates to MERQISIRHGQEELTATIHYPVVKDIKEEKSQQRVPLAVICHGFVGSRIGVDRLFVKTARELAEDGYLVLRFDYIGCGESSGEYGAEGLESMVLQTRSVLDYAVNCSDVDPTRVTLIGHSLGGAVALLTAVRDKRVKNLVMWSSVGYPFNDIVKITGREVYDEGVKLGAADYLGYKFTPTFFESLAEQQPFQEAVKFNGDVLVVHGTSDEIIPVDYAFLYQKVFWMRQEGRCDKEIIFQGDHTFSSGKEREQLITRTREWLGERQKIEQDWQHWMI, encoded by the coding sequence ATGGAACGTCAGATCAGTATCCGTCATGGACAGGAAGAATTAACAGCCACGATTCATTATCCGGTTGTGAAAGATATCAAGGAGGAGAAGAGTCAGCAACGAGTACCTCTGGCCGTTATCTGCCACGGCTTCGTTGGTAGCCGGATCGGCGTGGATCGTCTGTTTGTAAAGACTGCACGGGAGCTTGCCGAAGACGGTTATCTGGTACTGCGCTTCGATTACATCGGTTGCGGAGAGAGCAGTGGTGAGTATGGAGCAGAGGGACTGGAGTCGATGGTGCTACAGACCCGCTCGGTGCTGGATTACGCGGTGAATTGCAGTGATGTAGATCCTACGCGCGTTACACTAATTGGTCATAGTCTGGGTGGTGCAGTTGCATTACTAACTGCTGTGCGCGACAAACGTGTCAAGAATCTGGTTATGTGGTCCTCTGTAGGTTATCCATTCAATGATATCGTGAAGATTACGGGGCGGGAAGTATACGATGAAGGCGTGAAACTGGGGGCGGCTGACTATCTCGGATACAAATTCACACCAACCTTCTTCGAGTCACTCGCTGAACAACAGCCATTCCAGGAAGCAGTTAAGTTTAATGGCGATGTTCTCGTCGTGCACGGCACGTCAGATGAGATTATCCCTGTAGACTACGCATTCCTGTATCAAAAGGTATTTTGGATGCGCCAGGAAGGCCGTTGCGACAAGGAGATCATCTTCCAGGGCGATCACACCTTCTCTTCAGGTAAAGAGCGGGAACAGCTGATTACGCGTACCAGAGAGTGGCTGGGTGAACGCCAGAAGATCGAGCAGGATTGGCAGCACTGGATGATATAA
- a CDS encoding class III extradiol ring-cleavage dioxygenase: MTLPALFIAHGSPALAVESNDYTHFLNQLGDRLPAPKAIVVFTAHWDCPEPSVTMDDTHQTLHDFYGFPSTMYTMEYPASGQPDLANEICALFTRSNLAHQPIRGRGLDHGVWVPLLHMYPQANIPVIAVSVDSLRTPQEQYDIGRMLEQLRHDDVLIIGSGGTVHNLRLLGNTDEPQEWAVEFDNWIGERLEQWNTRELFQYEKKAPHARTAVPSYGTEHLAPLFYAMGTADMSRSAKRLFQSYPYGTLSLNCWQFGDGV, encoded by the coding sequence ATGACATTACCCGCACTTTTCATTGCGCATGGTTCTCCCGCTCTGGCGGTGGAGAGCAATGACTACACTCATTTTCTGAACCAGCTTGGAGACAGGCTGCCGGCTCCGAAAGCCATTGTCGTATTTACGGCGCATTGGGATTGTCCTGAACCGTCCGTGACGATGGATGATACACATCAGACCTTGCATGATTTTTACGGATTTCCCTCTACGATGTATACCATGGAATACCCTGCATCTGGGCAGCCAGATCTAGCGAATGAGATATGTGCTTTGTTCACCCGCAGCAATCTGGCGCATCAGCCGATTCGAGGTCGGGGCCTGGATCATGGCGTATGGGTACCGCTGCTACATATGTACCCCCAGGCTAATATCCCCGTGATCGCCGTATCTGTAGACTCGCTGCGTACGCCGCAGGAACAGTATGATATTGGCCGAATGCTGGAACAGCTGCGTCATGATGATGTGCTGATCATTGGCAGCGGTGGAACGGTTCACAATTTGCGATTGCTGGGCAATACGGATGAGCCGCAAGAGTGGGCAGTGGAATTTGATAACTGGATCGGGGAGCGCTTGGAGCAGTGGAACACGAGAGAGCTGTTTCAATATGAGAAAAAAGCCCCTCACGCACGCACGGCAGTTCCGTCTTATGGTACAGAACACTTGGCACCTTTGTTCTACGCTATGGGGACAGCGGACATGTCCAGATCAGCGAAGCGTCTATTCCAGTCTTATCCTTACGGAACGCTCAGTTTGAACTGCTGGCAGTTTGGAGACGGCGTGTAA
- a CDS encoding DoxX family protein yields MFSFNQWLRENKVAMWILTVLRVYIGYDWMTHGWSKLTGGFQAGGFLAGAVGKATGENPTVQAWWGTFLEKFAVPNAGLFDFIIPLGEFLVGVGLILGCFTTLAALMALVMNFAFLFSGTVSTNAQLVLMQIFLVVAGANAGKIGLDHWVLPYLRGLITRNKGNHPKDTPTISPTQKTA; encoded by the coding sequence ATGTTCAGCTTCAACCAATGGCTTAGAGAAAACAAAGTAGCAATGTGGATTTTGACAGTACTTCGGGTGTATATCGGTTACGATTGGATGACTCACGGATGGAGCAAATTGACCGGCGGATTCCAAGCTGGCGGGTTCCTCGCTGGGGCAGTCGGCAAAGCAACGGGTGAAAACCCTACAGTTCAAGCATGGTGGGGAACATTCCTTGAGAAATTCGCTGTACCAAACGCAGGATTGTTCGACTTCATCATCCCGCTCGGTGAATTCCTTGTAGGTGTAGGACTCATACTCGGATGCTTCACAACACTGGCTGCACTGATGGCTCTCGTGATGAACTTCGCGTTCCTCTTCTCGGGTACAGTAAGCACGAACGCTCAACTGGTTCTGATGCAAATCTTCCTAGTTGTTGCTGGTGCAAATGCTGGTAAAATCGGTCTGGATCACTGGGTACTGCCTTACCTTCGCGGATTGATCACTCGCAACAAAGGCAATCATCCTAAAGACACACCAACGATTAGCCCTACTCAAAAAACAGCTTAA
- a CDS encoding DUF3048 domain-containing protein, translating into MKLFKWNKAASAASLCILALSLVACQNQEVAQMPLQPEPTPAPVQEEQNVEEPSTSLYTAPLTGLPVDEAITRRPLAVMINNAPAARPQSGLSSADIILEVLAEGGITRFIAIFQSEGAAETVGPVRSIRPYLIELGESYDGVLVHAGGSPEAYSILQRQQKQHMDEISNGGPYFWRSSDRKAPHNLYTSADKLREGADIKGYSHDFKSPVYIYNEDGATSAGETVKQFDIHYLLDSYRVTYDYDEVSGRYMRMVNGKADQDLDNGNPLGAANIIVAGADHKVLDSVGRLSVNLDQGGEAMLFQKGKMIRGQWVKKQGDIIRFVRDGSEVALVPGKTFISIVPNQPEFASHVKLAVQ; encoded by the coding sequence TTGAAGCTTTTTAAATGGAACAAAGCTGCATCAGCTGCATCCCTGTGTATTCTCGCATTGAGTCTAGTTGCCTGCCAAAACCAGGAGGTGGCCCAAATGCCACTTCAGCCAGAACCGACTCCAGCACCTGTGCAAGAAGAACAGAATGTGGAGGAGCCAAGCACGTCTCTTTACACAGCACCACTGACAGGTCTTCCTGTAGATGAAGCGATTACGCGTCGACCACTCGCCGTGATGATTAATAATGCTCCAGCAGCTCGGCCCCAATCGGGTCTGAGTTCAGCAGATATCATTTTAGAGGTCCTCGCAGAGGGAGGTATTACCCGTTTTATAGCCATCTTCCAGAGTGAAGGCGCTGCTGAGACGGTCGGACCCGTACGCAGCATACGTCCATACCTGATTGAGCTGGGCGAAAGTTATGATGGTGTACTTGTTCATGCCGGAGGTAGTCCGGAGGCTTATTCCATTTTGCAAAGGCAGCAGAAACAGCATATGGATGAAATATCGAATGGCGGGCCTTATTTCTGGCGTTCCTCTGATCGTAAAGCTCCACATAATTTGTACACTTCAGCGGACAAGCTGAGAGAAGGGGCAGATATCAAGGGATACAGTCATGACTTCAAATCTCCGGTATACATCTATAACGAAGACGGTGCGACATCAGCAGGAGAGACGGTGAAGCAATTTGATATCCATTATTTATTGGATAGTTACCGGGTGACGTATGATTATGATGAAGTTAGCGGACGATATATGAGAATGGTGAATGGCAAGGCAGATCAGGATCTGGATAACGGGAATCCGCTTGGTGCAGCGAATATCATTGTTGCTGGTGCAGATCACAAAGTGCTCGATAGTGTAGGCCGGTTGTCCGTTAATTTGGATCAGGGCGGGGAAGCCATGCTGTTTCAGAAGGGCAAGATGATTCGTGGACAATGGGTGAAGAAGCAGGGGGATATTATCCGTTTTGTTCGGGACGGCAGTGAAGTGGCTCTTGTACCTGGCAAAACTTTTATCAGCATTGTTCCAAATCAACCGGAATTTGCGAGTCATGTCAAGCTGGCTGTTCAATAA
- a CDS encoding DUF47 family protein — MKLKKKKDIFFETLENMADTVVQAADYFSQHVSNLQDVTLFANEMKKYESQCDDYVHTIITELNKTFITPIERDDIMELTTTLDDVLDGLEATASRFYMYQLTDPDEYIVQFAEILRQSAYEIQKAIHLLSQKKLLAIREYTIRLNDLENQGDEVLRMCIKNLFATVPDPIELIKRKEIYERLETTTDACEHVANVLESIIMRNS, encoded by the coding sequence ATGAAGCTTAAGAAGAAGAAGGATATATTTTTTGAGACACTGGAGAACATGGCAGATACGGTTGTTCAAGCGGCAGATTATTTCTCCCAGCATGTTTCCAACCTTCAGGATGTGACTCTTTTTGCCAATGAAATGAAGAAGTACGAGTCCCAATGTGATGACTATGTTCACACAATCATTACGGAACTCAACAAAACGTTTATCACGCCGATCGAACGCGATGATATTATGGAGCTGACAACAACACTTGATGACGTATTGGATGGACTTGAAGCAACGGCTTCCCGTTTCTATATGTACCAACTGACGGATCCTGACGAATATATCGTGCAATTTGCTGAAATTTTGCGCCAATCGGCTTACGAAATTCAGAAGGCCATTCATTTGCTGTCTCAGAAAAAATTGCTGGCGATTCGCGAGTACACGATTCGATTGAACGATCTGGAAAATCAGGGTGATGAAGTATTGCGCATGTGTATCAAGAACCTTTTCGCTACCGTTCCTGATCCGATTGAATTGATCAAACGTAAAGAAATTTACGAACGTCTTGAGACAACAACGGATGCTTGTGAACACGTAGCAAATGTGCTCGAATCCATCATCATGCGTAATTCTTAA
- a CDS encoding inorganic phosphate transporter, with translation METTIWVLGIVVFLALAFDFINGFHDTANAIATSVSTRALTPRRAILLAAVMNFVGAMMFTGVAKTIGGSVTDPTTLDNGIEVVIVTLIAAIIWNLVTWWFGIPSSSSHALIGALAGAVLVGAGSDKVKWSGFIDIVGGLLLSPLIAFAIGYVVMTILKYIFAKRSPHNVNKGFRTVQIFTAALQAFTHGTNDAQKAMGIITFALVAAGVQDHLEVPLWVKISAATAMALGTSIGGWKIIKTMGTKIFKIEPINGFAADLSAASVIFTATLLHLPVSTTHAITSAILGVGSAKRFSAVKWGLAGRIIITWFITIPITAGLAGLLYWIIF, from the coding sequence ATGGAAACAACGATTTGGGTATTAGGTATAGTCGTCTTCCTTGCACTGGCGTTTGACTTCATCAACGGTTTTCACGACACGGCCAATGCCATTGCCACTTCAGTATCGACACGGGCTCTGACGCCACGTCGCGCGATTCTTTTGGCAGCGGTAATGAACTTTGTCGGTGCGATGATGTTTACAGGCGTTGCGAAGACGATTGGGGGGAGTGTAACCGACCCCACCACGCTGGATAACGGGATCGAGGTCGTCATAGTCACCTTGATCGCTGCGATTATCTGGAACCTGGTTACATGGTGGTTTGGTATTCCGTCTTCTTCATCACATGCACTGATCGGGGCCCTTGCAGGTGCCGTGCTCGTTGGCGCTGGTTCTGACAAAGTGAAGTGGAGCGGGTTCATTGATATTGTCGGAGGTTTGCTATTATCACCTCTAATCGCATTTGCCATCGGTTATGTGGTCATGACGATTCTCAAATACATTTTTGCCAAACGCAGTCCGCATAACGTGAATAAAGGTTTCCGTACAGTACAGATTTTCACGGCAGCACTGCAAGCTTTCACACACGGTACGAATGATGCACAGAAAGCGATGGGTATTATTACGTTTGCTTTGGTAGCAGCAGGTGTACAAGATCATCTGGAAGTGCCGCTGTGGGTTAAAATCTCAGCAGCAACCGCGATGGCTCTGGGTACATCCATTGGTGGTTGGAAAATCATCAAAACAATGGGTACCAAAATCTTTAAAATCGAACCGATTAACGGATTCGCCGCCGATCTGTCAGCTGCTTCCGTTATTTTCACAGCAACGTTGCTTCACCTTCCAGTTAGTACAACGCACGCGATCACATCAGCTATTCTGGGTGTGGGTTCCGCGAAACGTTTCTCTGCTGTAAAATGGGGACTTGCTGGACGTATCATTATTACGTGGTTCATTACAATTCCAATTACTGCCGGACTTGCAGGATTGCTGTACTGGATCATTTTCTAA
- the corA gene encoding magnesium/cobalt transporter CorA: protein MIRTLAITREHQVSVNVPLTQLDLNDYAWVWADFNQPTEEESRLLDTYFHFHPLAIEDCLHVLQRPKLDYYENLQFLVLHALNPSTLEAEEVDLFLGANFLVSFHHGVLEEVDEAWERLLHHAHERTIWARGPVAAAYTVMDKLVDHYFPSLFAIEDELAELENRGGQESVEDLMNQVFDLRSRLLKLRRTVVPMRDLLYRVVNSQHVQRTGEHTAYFTDIYDHLLKLTDMIEADREMTADLRDSYISLNSNRMNQIMKTLTVITTVFMPLTLIAGIYGMNFAYMPELQWKFGYGAVLLLMFVLGGSMVAWFVKRGWFK, encoded by the coding sequence ATGATTCGTACACTCGCTATTACACGAGAGCATCAAGTCTCCGTTAACGTACCACTTACACAGCTGGATTTGAACGATTACGCCTGGGTATGGGCGGATTTTAACCAGCCAACGGAAGAGGAAAGCCGTTTGCTGGATACATATTTTCATTTTCACCCCTTAGCTATAGAGGACTGTCTGCATGTGTTACAGCGGCCGAAGCTCGATTATTATGAAAATTTGCAGTTTCTTGTACTGCATGCTCTGAATCCATCCACTTTGGAAGCCGAGGAGGTGGACTTGTTTCTCGGAGCGAACTTCCTTGTTTCCTTCCATCATGGTGTATTGGAGGAAGTGGATGAAGCGTGGGAACGGTTGTTGCATCATGCACATGAACGAACCATCTGGGCGAGAGGTCCGGTGGCAGCAGCGTATACGGTGATGGACAAGCTGGTCGATCATTATTTCCCGTCTCTATTTGCCATTGAGGATGAACTGGCTGAACTGGAGAACCGCGGTGGACAAGAGTCGGTTGAAGACCTGATGAACCAAGTGTTTGACCTGCGCAGTCGATTGCTGAAGCTCAGACGAACGGTTGTACCGATGCGGGATCTGCTCTATCGGGTGGTCAATTCCCAGCATGTGCAGCGAACAGGCGAACATACGGCTTATTTTACCGATATCTACGACCATTTGTTGAAGCTGACGGATATGATTGAAGCCGATCGGGAGATGACGGCTGACCTGCGCGACAGTTATATTTCCCTGAACTCCAACCGGATGAATCAGATCATGAAGACACTCACGGTGATTACGACTGTATTTATGCCCCTCACGCTGATTGCGGGAATCTATGGCATGAACTTTGCTTATATGCCTGAGCTTCAATGGAAGTTTGGGTATGGGGCAGTGTTGCTGTTGATGTTTGTGCTTGGCGGAAGCATGGTGGCCTGGTTTGTAAAACGGGGCTGGTTTAAGTGA
- a CDS encoding DIP1984 family protein — MRLAEALVLRADEQKKIAQLKQRLERVVKVQEGEQPAEDPQLLMIDLENTIRSLTILVKKINKTNAQTDFTAGVTLADALAERDGIMQERASFNEVLQNASIRQDRYSRSEVKYERTVNIADIQHKVDSLSKSYRELDFKIQEKNWTIDLIEE, encoded by the coding sequence ATGAGATTGGCAGAGGCTCTTGTACTGCGTGCAGATGAGCAGAAGAAGATAGCTCAGCTCAAGCAACGTCTGGAACGCGTAGTCAAAGTTCAGGAAGGTGAACAGCCAGCAGAGGACCCGCAGTTGCTTATGATAGACCTGGAGAATACGATCCGGAGCCTGACGATATTGGTTAAGAAAATTAATAAGACCAATGCGCAGACTGACTTCACTGCTGGAGTTACGCTTGCTGATGCCCTTGCAGAGCGGGATGGAATCATGCAAGAAAGAGCATCCTTTAACGAAGTTTTGCAGAATGCGTCCATCCGCCAGGATCGGTACAGTCGTTCTGAAGTGAAGTATGAGCGAACCGTGAACATCGCAGATATTCAACATAAAGTGGATAGTCTTTCGAAATCTTACCGGGAACTGGATTTTAAAATTCAGGAGAAGAACTGGACCATAGACTTAATCGAGGAATAA
- a CDS encoding DNA alkylation repair protein — translation MELFKDKYTPALIDRTGELLRQFYPKLDTQQFHELVFAEGWEQLEFKARIRRITLALTEVLPDNYEEALHIIEQAAPHMRGVEYLFVPDFIEVNGLDPEDYELSMKYLTVFTPYSSSEFAVRPFIDRYPIQTMKHMMAWADSNNEHIRRLASEGSRPRLPWGAKLQGFITDPTPVLPILHALKADESLYVRKSVANHLNDISKDHPELVMDLATTWYGQHTHTDWIVRHASRSLLKKGHRKALSLFGYNEQDAIHIEQLQLAHDTVAIGEDLHFSFDVVNESGESQMLRIEYEMGYMKANGKQAPKRFKCSDKMYPPGRTKVATKQSFKVITTRKYYAGLHTLTIVVNGKEAAMTSFVLEME, via the coding sequence ATGGAACTTTTCAAAGACAAATACACTCCCGCATTAATCGATCGGACCGGTGAATTGTTGCGTCAATTCTACCCGAAGCTGGATACCCAGCAATTTCATGAATTAGTGTTCGCTGAAGGTTGGGAACAGTTGGAGTTCAAAGCACGGATACGCCGAATCACACTGGCCTTAACGGAAGTGCTACCTGACAATTATGAAGAAGCATTACATATCATCGAACAAGCTGCCCCCCATATGAGAGGCGTTGAATATCTGTTTGTACCGGATTTTATCGAAGTGAACGGACTGGACCCAGAAGATTACGAGCTATCCATGAAATATCTGACCGTCTTCACACCTTATTCCAGCTCCGAGTTCGCGGTACGCCCGTTTATTGATCGTTATCCGATCCAAACCATGAAACATATGATGGCGTGGGCAGATAGCAACAACGAGCATATTCGCAGACTTGCCAGTGAAGGTAGTCGGCCCCGTTTGCCATGGGGAGCTAAACTCCAGGGATTCATCACCGATCCAACACCTGTACTGCCAATTCTTCATGCGTTAAAAGCGGACGAGTCCCTCTATGTCCGGAAAAGTGTGGCCAATCATCTGAATGACATCTCCAAAGACCACCCTGAACTGGTGATGGATCTAGCCACGACCTGGTACGGACAACATACGCACACGGACTGGATTGTCCGGCATGCCAGCAGGTCATTACTGAAGAAAGGACATCGCAAAGCGCTAAGTCTTTTTGGTTACAACGAGCAGGATGCCATTCACATTGAGCAGCTTCAGCTTGCCCACGATACAGTCGCTATTGGCGAGGATCTTCATTTTTCCTTTGATGTGGTCAATGAGAGTGGCGAGTCTCAGATGCTGAGAATTGAATATGAGATGGGCTACATGAAGGCGAACGGCAAGCAGGCTCCCAAACGATTCAAATGCTCCGATAAAATGTATCCGCCGGGTAGAACCAAGGTAGCCACCAAACAATCGTTCAAAGTCATTACCACGAGAAAATATTACGCCGGCTTGCATACGCTAACGATTGTAGTGAATGGTAAAGAGGCAGCAATGACTTCTTTTGTTCTTGAAATGGAGTAA
- a CDS encoding tyrosine protein kinase, translating into MPQHYYHRQPAQGQRPSSHAHRQAHTSAYMPPGVVPRSLNETQIQPMYPGVEPHYPGFGEVEASAIVPYGQGVPGGNFYGGGAQVVPPAPVQAPASTGGSGFSLANIGELKGMIDRFGGIDGIMSGIGKMQKVVGGIQQMAPMMKLVMGILPFGKGKSNDSAADADYEEYKTPRKRKRKRQNKPTNVPRRRNTTPTRRKSNSTKRRPKSRKG; encoded by the coding sequence ATGCCACAGCATTATTATCACCGCCAGCCAGCACAAGGGCAGCGTCCGTCTTCTCATGCTCATCGGCAGGCACATACTTCTGCCTATATGCCGCCCGGTGTGGTTCCGCGGTCTTTGAATGAAACTCAGATCCAACCGATGTATCCTGGCGTAGAGCCTCATTACCCGGGCTTTGGTGAAGTCGAAGCATCAGCCATCGTACCCTATGGGCAAGGTGTCCCTGGCGGGAACTTTTATGGAGGTGGAGCCCAGGTGGTCCCCCCAGCTCCGGTACAGGCGCCTGCTTCAACAGGCGGTTCCGGCTTTTCGTTAGCTAACATTGGTGAGTTAAAAGGAATGATCGACCGCTTCGGCGGGATTGATGGAATCATGAGTGGAATAGGCAAAATGCAGAAGGTCGTCGGCGGCATCCAGCAGATGGCTCCGATGATGAAGCTCGTTATGGGCATTCTGCCTTTTGGAAAAGGAAAATCGAATGACAGCGCGGCTGATGCAGACTATGAAGAATATAAGACTCCCCGGAAACGTAAGCGCAAGCGCCAGAACAAACCAACGAATGTCCCACGTCGTCGCAACACGACGCCAACCCGTCGCAAATCCAATTCCACGAAGCGCCGTCCCAAAAGTCGCAAAGGTTAA
- a CDS encoding YerC/YecD family TrpR-related protein, with amino-acid sequence MQLKKLNDKSIEQLFEAILTLKDIEECYVFFDDLCTVNEIQSMSQRLEVARMLGKGNTYNQIEAETGASTATISRVKRCLNYGNDGYKMTLERLGR; translated from the coding sequence ATGCAGCTGAAAAAGCTAAATGATAAAAGCATTGAACAACTATTTGAGGCTATTTTGACTCTAAAAGATATTGAAGAGTGTTATGTCTTCTTTGATGACCTCTGCACCGTAAACGAGATCCAATCCATGTCACAGCGGCTGGAAGTGGCTCGTATGTTGGGCAAAGGCAATACGTATAACCAGATTGAAGCTGAGACGGGTGCGAGTACTGCTACGATTTCACGTGTCAAACGCTGCCTGAATTACGGCAATGATGGTTATAAAATGACGCTGGAACGCCTGGGACGCTAA
- a CDS encoding CbiX/SirB N-terminal domain-containing protein, translated as MKKPGVLIISHGSQEQTWVESVDDAISRLNLPRPLPVEAGFLELVEGRLIQDGIDRLEAQGVTDMLVVPLFVSSGSTHVDEIEFAIGAKEAPERETDLEPFQVTARVHFGYPVDNDPDIAVMVWDKVRSLSQQPEQETILLVGHGSIHDGFREHWEAGISSLAQRVQEVSGIAHTDYALLNPESVYDKVKYWSEERGNRVIVAPLFLSAGYFTRNVIPDRLKELDYVYSGETLLPHPLLGQWLERQIQILLERCNEVKASS; from the coding sequence ATGAAGAAGCCGGGTGTACTCATCATCAGTCACGGTTCTCAGGAGCAGACCTGGGTGGAATCCGTCGATGACGCGATCTCCCGGTTAAATCTGCCCCGCCCGTTGCCGGTTGAAGCCGGATTTCTTGAATTGGTGGAAGGACGCCTGATCCAGGACGGTATCGACCGACTGGAAGCGCAAGGCGTAACCGATATGCTGGTTGTACCTTTATTCGTTTCATCTGGAAGTACACATGTGGATGAAATTGAATTTGCCATTGGTGCAAAGGAAGCACCTGAGCGGGAAACAGATCTGGAACCGTTCCAGGTCACAGCGCGGGTTCACTTTGGTTATCCAGTGGATAATGATCCGGATATTGCAGTGATGGTGTGGGACAAAGTCCGATCGCTCTCGCAGCAACCGGAGCAGGAAACGATTCTGCTGGTAGGGCACGGTAGTATTCATGATGGATTTCGCGAGCATTGGGAAGCGGGAATTTCCTCTCTTGCACAGCGTGTACAGGAAGTTAGTGGCATAGCCCATACGGATTATGCATTGTTGAATCCAGAGAGTGTGTACGACAAAGTGAAGTATTGGAGCGAAGAGCGGGGGAACCGAGTCATTGTGGCGCCGCTGTTTTTGAGTGCCGGTTACTTCACGAGGAACGTAATCCCGGACCGGCTGAAGGAACTGGATTATGTGTACAGCGGTGAGACGCTGTTGCCACATCCATTGCTTGGGCAGTGGCTGGAGCGCCAGATCCAGATTTTGCTGGAAAGATGTAATGAAGTTAAAGCTTCTTCTTGA
- a CDS encoding TetR/AcrR family transcriptional regulator produces the protein MDRRVLKTRNAIIEAFVELLTEEEFEQITINEIADRANVNRGTIYLHYADKFDLLDQCIETYLQQLLDACMIETSTTTPVTAKDALLRTFRYLEQHASTYTTLLTKKGIPAFRSKLMELLVQGVEEQMDACGIQEGMKKEITIQFLASAAVGLLEWWIMNSMPYPAEEIVDQLIDLLELHLQLHAPING, from the coding sequence ATGGACAGACGAGTACTCAAGACACGAAATGCGATAATCGAAGCTTTTGTGGAGTTATTGACGGAAGAAGAGTTTGAGCAAATTACGATAAATGAGATTGCTGATCGAGCCAATGTTAACCGTGGAACGATCTATTTGCATTATGCAGACAAGTTCGACCTATTGGATCAATGCATTGAGACCTATTTGCAGCAGTTATTGGATGCCTGCATGATCGAAACCTCTACTACAACACCCGTTACGGCCAAGGATGCGCTGCTCAGAACTTTCCGTTATCTGGAACAGCATGCCTCTACCTATACCACACTTCTAACCAAAAAAGGGATTCCGGCATTCCGTAGTAAGTTGATGGAATTGTTGGTCCAGGGAGTGGAGGAACAAATGGATGCCTGTGGCATTCAGGAGGGTATGAAAAAAGAGATTACCATACAGTTCCTTGCTTCCGCTGCAGTCGGTCTTCTGGAGTGGTGGATTATGAATTCCATGCCTTATCCGGCCGAGGAGATCGTTGACCAATTAATAGATCTACTGGAGCTACATTTGCAATTACACGCACCCATTAATGGATAA